From Desulfallas thermosapovorans DSM 6562, the proteins below share one genomic window:
- a CDS encoding IS3 family transposase, translating to MVSEYIQFYNQRRMHGSLYDLSPLEFINELAAGRVKPFIVKV from the coding sequence ATTGTTAGCGAGTATATTCAGTTTTATAACCAGCGCCGCATGCATGGTAGTTTATATGACTTGTCGCCACTGGAATTTATCAACGAACTAGCAGCAGGCAGAGTGAAACCATTTATTGTAAAGGTTTAA